A window of Argopecten irradians isolate NY chromosome 14, Ai_NY, whole genome shotgun sequence contains these coding sequences:
- the LOC138307315 gene encoding ubiquitin-like-conjugating enzyme ATG3 translates to MQNMINAVKGTALGMAEYLTPVLKESKFKETGVITPEEFLAAGEHIVHHCPTWQWAAGDESKTKPYLPKDKQFLITRNVPCYKRVKQVDNHQEEQEKVIEVDDDGGWVDTHHFPGSDAATTSIQEAVSDMTLDTKESKSSSSSQPQGDDDDDDDDDDDDEAMDMEAFEESGMLEDKDNATLDPTAYDRQDSEGATGGESGILQTRTYDLNITYDKYYQTPRLWLYGYDENRKPLSVNQMYEDFSQDHAKKTVTMESHPHLPGPPMASVHPCRHADVMKKIIQMVAEGGGDLGVHVYLMIFLKFVQAVIPTIEYDYTRHFTM, encoded by the exons ATGCAGAATATGATAAATGCTGTGAAGGGCACGGCCCTTGGTATGGCCGAGTACCTTACTCCAGTACTGAAG GaatcaaaatttaaagaaaCAGGAGTCATTACACCTGAAGAG TTTCTAGCGGCTGGAGAACACATTGTCCATCATTGTCCCACATGGCAGTGGGCAGCTGGGGATGAGTCCAAAACCAAACCATACTTACCAAAAGACAAACAGTTTCTCATCACTAGGAATG TGCCATGCTACAAAAGAGTTAAACAAGTGGACAATCACCAAGAGGAGCAGGAGAAGGTGATAGAGGTCGATGATGATGGCGGCTGGGTGGATACCCATCACTTCCCTGGTAGTG ATGCAGCCACCACTTCAATACAAGAAGCTGTGTCAGACATGACGTTAGATACAAAA GAAAGTAAAAGTTCATCAAGTTCTCAACCTCAaggagatgatgatgatgatgacgatgatgacgatgatgatgaagCAATGGATATGGAAGCATTTGAAGAGAGTGGAATGTTAGAAGATAAAGATAAT GCTACATTAGATCCTACGGCGTATGACAGACAGGATTCAGAGGGGGCTACGGGAGGAGAGAGTGGTATCTTACAAACACGAACATACGACCTTAACATCACTTACGATAAATATTACCAGACACCTCGACTGTGGCTATATGGTTATGATGAG AATAGAAAACCATTGAGTGTTAATCAAATGTATGAAGACTTCAGTCAGGATCACGCTAAAAAGACCGTCACCATGGAGAGCCATCCGCACCTTCCTGGTCCTCCAATGGCTTCTGTACATCCCTGTCG GCATGCTGACGTGATGAAGAAAATTATACAGATGGTTGCTGAAGGTGGCGGTGATTTAGGAGTACATGT ATATTTAATGATCTTTTTGAAATTTGTACAAGCTGTGATACCAACGATTGAGTATGACTACACAAGACATTTTACCATGTGA
- the LOC138307316 gene encoding uncharacterized protein, giving the protein MVVQQMRPSDLRFTHDSVSCRFSDGHTLEDTFKKLLNGDLQHYQLRPLVAMSHMGHWFVVRGNRRLYLYKKLEEIGKIDEVKVVTQNFDDRVFTKQFSSKNMGVSLRIRGNPYIESELRRCINDWRDARTRPSSSASMRIYGSSYSPTYSYSTSAYSPPPQRTVPQARSYTPPPPPPPKQDDSWCTIL; this is encoded by the exons ATGGTAGTTCAGCAAATGAGACCGTCAGATCTACGATTCACGCACGATAGCGTGAGTTGTAGATTTTCTGATGGACACACACTCGAAGATACTTTTAAAAAACTGCTGAATGGTGATCTACAGCACTACCAATTGCGCCCTTTGGTTGCCATGTCCCACATGGGTCATTGGTTTGTCGTTAGAGGCAACCGACGACTTTACCTCTACAAAAAACTGGAAGAAATAGGGAAAATCGATGAGGTTAAAGTTGTGACGCAGAATTTTGACGACAGAGTGTTTACGAAACAATTCTCGTCGAAGAATATGGGAGTATCGCTACGAATAAGGGGAAATCCGTACATTGAATCGGAACTTCGTCGGTGTATTAACGATTGGAGAGATGCCAGGACTCGTCCCAGTAGCAGTGCTTCAATGAGAATCTATGGATCTAGTTATAGTCCAACCTACTCCTACTCTACCTCAGCCTATAGTCCCCCTCCCCAGAGGACGGTCCCCCAGGCCAGGTCCTACACCCCGCCTCCTCCTCCACCTCCTAAACAAG ATGATTCCTGGTGTACCATTCTCTGA
- the LOC138307314 gene encoding uncharacterized protein isoform X1, producing the protein MNTYDGRRMFSCAILSSAAGGGFGKSSTEGIEDVEPYRKPPTTSKHTPVHNGSKLTILPLTSKATSEYCDKVLGVISIALATSCVFLAILVSLLFIKVESVKDELGEFTNKTDRKICLPCVQLNSSQLGSLEKAALESLDVALEDDGVKVCCASDSEQTKHLLELVYINSNPSCQKNLHQTGTRCNNSAALTTTFGVSAAHLLAGLQSTNHQSDDVQVQNWHTDGMTSFIEGVNLTTDRLVIEDTGLYMVYSQIYFSKYVPVTALRSATLIYHLVYRFNTIYPNGGNQVLMKTVRTMTFDPRMTHSDLTSFTAAAIQLIAGDQIFVKVSNISLMSMNEKANFLGVVKLQ; encoded by the exons ATG AACACATATGATGGTAGGAGGATGTTCAGCTGTGCCATCCTGTCCTCGGCGGCTGGTGGAGGTTTCGGTAAGTCGTCAACAGAAGGTATAGAAGATGTGGAGCCATACAGAAAACCACCAACTACTTCAAAACATACACCAGTACATAACGGTTCTAAACTTACCATTCTACCGTTGACTTCAAAAGCAACTTCCGAATACTGTGATAAAGTACTTGGTGTCATATCGATCGCCTTGGCTACTTCATGTGTTTTTCTCGCCATCTTAGTTTCCCTTCTGTTCATCAAGGTAGAGAGTGTTAAAGACGAATTAGGAGAGTTTACCAATAAAACAGACAGGAAGATATGTTTGCCTTGTGTGCAGTTGAATTCGTCTCAGCTTGGTTCCCTGGAGAAGGCCGCTCTGGAATCCCTAGATGTAGCGTTGGAAGATGACGGAGTGAAAGTCTGTTGTGCAAGTGACTCggaacaaacaaaacatttgttgGAACTA GTGTACATAAACTCCAACCCAAGTTGTCAGAAAA atttacatCAGACTGGGACACGTTGTAATAATTCCGCTGCTTTAACGACTACGTTTGGGGTGTCTGCTGCACACCTGCTTGCTGGTCTTCAAAGTACCAACCACCAGAGTG ATGATGTACAAGTGCAGAACTGGCACACAGATGGGATGACGTCATTTATCGAAGGTGTCAATCTGACTACTGACAGGCTTGTTATCGAAGACACTGGTCTTTACATGGTTTATAGTCAGATTTACTTCTCAAAGTACGTTCCAGTGACGGCCTTGAGATCCGCCACTCTTATTTACCATCTTGTCTACCGATTCAACACCATTTATCCGAATGGCGGGAACCAAGTCCTCATGAAGACGGTCAGGACAATGACCTTTGACCCAAGAATGACACACAGTGACCTGACAAGTTTTACGGCTGCTGCGATCCAGTTGATAGCTGGGGATCAAATATTCGTCAAGGTTTCAAACATATCACTGATGTCCATGAATGAAAAAGCTAATTTTCTTGGTgttgtaaaattacaataa
- the LOC138307314 gene encoding tumor necrosis factor ligand superfamily member 10-like isoform X3: MSYEFKGTHMMVGGCSAVPSCPRRLVEVSVESVKDELGEFTNKTDRKICLPCVQLNSSQLGSLEKAALESLDVALEDDGVKVCCASDSEQTKHLLELVYINSNPSCQKNLHQTGTRCNNSAALTTTFGVSAAHLLAGLQSTNHQSDDVQVQNWHTDGMTSFIEGVNLTTDRLVIEDTGLYMVYSQIYFSKYVPVTALRSATLIYHLVYRFNTIYPNGGNQVLMKTVRTMTFDPRMTHSDLTSFTAAAIQLIAGDQIFVKVSNISLMSMNEKANFLGVVKLQ, translated from the exons AACACATATGATGGTAGGAGGATGTTCAGCTGTGCCATCCTGTCCTCGGCGGCTGGTGGAGGTTTCG GTAGAGAGTGTTAAAGACGAATTAGGAGAGTTTACCAATAAAACAGACAGGAAGATATGTTTGCCTTGTGTGCAGTTGAATTCGTCTCAGCTTGGTTCCCTGGAGAAGGCCGCTCTGGAATCCCTAGATGTAGCGTTGGAAGATGACGGAGTGAAAGTCTGTTGTGCAAGTGACTCggaacaaacaaaacatttgttgGAACTA GTGTACATAAACTCCAACCCAAGTTGTCAGAAAA atttacatCAGACTGGGACACGTTGTAATAATTCCGCTGCTTTAACGACTACGTTTGGGGTGTCTGCTGCACACCTGCTTGCTGGTCTTCAAAGTACCAACCACCAGAGTG ATGATGTACAAGTGCAGAACTGGCACACAGATGGGATGACGTCATTTATCGAAGGTGTCAATCTGACTACTGACAGGCTTGTTATCGAAGACACTGGTCTTTACATGGTTTATAGTCAGATTTACTTCTCAAAGTACGTTCCAGTGACGGCCTTGAGATCCGCCACTCTTATTTACCATCTTGTCTACCGATTCAACACCATTTATCCGAATGGCGGGAACCAAGTCCTCATGAAGACGGTCAGGACAATGACCTTTGACCCAAGAATGACACACAGTGACCTGACAAGTTTTACGGCTGCTGCGATCCAGTTGATAGCTGGGGATCAAATATTCGTCAAGGTTTCAAACATATCACTGATGTCCATGAATGAAAAAGCTAATTTTCTTGGTgttgtaaaattacaataa
- the LOC138307314 gene encoding lymphotoxin-alpha-like isoform X4, protein MMVGGCSAVPSCPRRLVEVSVESVKDELGEFTNKTDRKICLPCVQLNSSQLGSLEKAALESLDVALEDDGVKVCCASDSEQTKHLLELVYINSNPSCQKNLHQTGTRCNNSAALTTTFGVSAAHLLAGLQSTNHQSDDVQVQNWHTDGMTSFIEGVNLTTDRLVIEDTGLYMVYSQIYFSKYVPVTALRSATLIYHLVYRFNTIYPNGGNQVLMKTVRTMTFDPRMTHSDLTSFTAAAIQLIAGDQIFVKVSNISLMSMNEKANFLGVVKLQ, encoded by the exons ATGATGGTAGGAGGATGTTCAGCTGTGCCATCCTGTCCTCGGCGGCTGGTGGAGGTTTCG GTAGAGAGTGTTAAAGACGAATTAGGAGAGTTTACCAATAAAACAGACAGGAAGATATGTTTGCCTTGTGTGCAGTTGAATTCGTCTCAGCTTGGTTCCCTGGAGAAGGCCGCTCTGGAATCCCTAGATGTAGCGTTGGAAGATGACGGAGTGAAAGTCTGTTGTGCAAGTGACTCggaacaaacaaaacatttgttgGAACTA GTGTACATAAACTCCAACCCAAGTTGTCAGAAAA atttacatCAGACTGGGACACGTTGTAATAATTCCGCTGCTTTAACGACTACGTTTGGGGTGTCTGCTGCACACCTGCTTGCTGGTCTTCAAAGTACCAACCACCAGAGTG ATGATGTACAAGTGCAGAACTGGCACACAGATGGGATGACGTCATTTATCGAAGGTGTCAATCTGACTACTGACAGGCTTGTTATCGAAGACACTGGTCTTTACATGGTTTATAGTCAGATTTACTTCTCAAAGTACGTTCCAGTGACGGCCTTGAGATCCGCCACTCTTATTTACCATCTTGTCTACCGATTCAACACCATTTATCCGAATGGCGGGAACCAAGTCCTCATGAAGACGGTCAGGACAATGACCTTTGACCCAAGAATGACACACAGTGACCTGACAAGTTTTACGGCTGCTGCGATCCAGTTGATAGCTGGGGATCAAATATTCGTCAAGGTTTCAAACATATCACTGATGTCCATGAATGAAAAAGCTAATTTTCTTGGTgttgtaaaattacaataa
- the LOC138307314 gene encoding tumor necrosis factor-like isoform X2 — protein MFSCAILSSAAGGGFGKSSTEGIEDVEPYRKPPTTSKHTPVHNGSKLTILPLTSKATSEYCDKVLGVISIALATSCVFLAILVSLLFIKVESVKDELGEFTNKTDRKICLPCVQLNSSQLGSLEKAALESLDVALEDDGVKVCCASDSEQTKHLLELVYINSNPSCQKNLHQTGTRCNNSAALTTTFGVSAAHLLAGLQSTNHQSDDVQVQNWHTDGMTSFIEGVNLTTDRLVIEDTGLYMVYSQIYFSKYVPVTALRSATLIYHLVYRFNTIYPNGGNQVLMKTVRTMTFDPRMTHSDLTSFTAAAIQLIAGDQIFVKVSNISLMSMNEKANFLGVVKLQ, from the exons ATGTTCAGCTGTGCCATCCTGTCCTCGGCGGCTGGTGGAGGTTTCGGTAAGTCGTCAACAGAAGGTATAGAAGATGTGGAGCCATACAGAAAACCACCAACTACTTCAAAACATACACCAGTACATAACGGTTCTAAACTTACCATTCTACCGTTGACTTCAAAAGCAACTTCCGAATACTGTGATAAAGTACTTGGTGTCATATCGATCGCCTTGGCTACTTCATGTGTTTTTCTCGCCATCTTAGTTTCCCTTCTGTTCATCAAGGTAGAGAGTGTTAAAGACGAATTAGGAGAGTTTACCAATAAAACAGACAGGAAGATATGTTTGCCTTGTGTGCAGTTGAATTCGTCTCAGCTTGGTTCCCTGGAGAAGGCCGCTCTGGAATCCCTAGATGTAGCGTTGGAAGATGACGGAGTGAAAGTCTGTTGTGCAAGTGACTCggaacaaacaaaacatttgttgGAACTA GTGTACATAAACTCCAACCCAAGTTGTCAGAAAA atttacatCAGACTGGGACACGTTGTAATAATTCCGCTGCTTTAACGACTACGTTTGGGGTGTCTGCTGCACACCTGCTTGCTGGTCTTCAAAGTACCAACCACCAGAGTG ATGATGTACAAGTGCAGAACTGGCACACAGATGGGATGACGTCATTTATCGAAGGTGTCAATCTGACTACTGACAGGCTTGTTATCGAAGACACTGGTCTTTACATGGTTTATAGTCAGATTTACTTCTCAAAGTACGTTCCAGTGACGGCCTTGAGATCCGCCACTCTTATTTACCATCTTGTCTACCGATTCAACACCATTTATCCGAATGGCGGGAACCAAGTCCTCATGAAGACGGTCAGGACAATGACCTTTGACCCAAGAATGACACACAGTGACCTGACAAGTTTTACGGCTGCTGCGATCCAGTTGATAGCTGGGGATCAAATATTCGTCAAGGTTTCAAACATATCACTGATGTCCATGAATGAAAAAGCTAATTTTCTTGGTgttgtaaaattacaataa